The segment AGCACTGATAAAATGTCAATTTGGGGAGTAGATATATAGGAAGATTAGTTAATGTACTTCCTAATATACAAACTTTTCCTGGTCGAATCGCTCCTTCGTAACAATCTAGTTCAAGTCCCCAGGGTCTATTTTTATAAAAAATCCAGTCTTTCACATTACTTGATTTATACTGCCCTCCCTTTCGTTCGAAAACTTCTTTCATATCTTGTGAAAGTAGTGAATGGTTGAGAGAATAAGAAGGAGAGAGCATTTGGAGGGTAAGTAAAAAATATTCAAAGTCAGTTGCATTTACAAGTAGTTTTTTATGGAAATGTCCTCTTAATAGGTAAAGCATGTTACGCCATAGCATTTTCGAATCGGTGTTTTTTTCCATTGAGCGGGATTGAGTAACAATTGATTGATAGCACATTTCAACTAATTTAGGGGCCTGTGCTCTTAAAGTAGATAGATCAACTGCTTGATATGACTTTTGAAAAAAAAGTTGGAGTGAAAATCTATCAATATAATTTGTCACTTCTTGATTGATCAAATCGATATCTTTATCCTTTAGAAAATCTATAATTTTATTTTTAGTTTGAAATACGGACGGTAGTTTTCTGGCCAACTCCATTGCATTTTGGACAGGATCACCACCTAGCCTCAATTGTTTACTTCCATATACAAAAACTATCTGATCAGATTTAAGGTATTTGTGAATGGACATTAATGGGGAAATTTGTCCGCCTGATCCCCAACTTTTGAGATAAGCGGCTTCAAGATAAGTCATTCTTGAAATAAAATTGTCTCCATAATTTATTCTATTTTCATCTAGTAAGATCACACTTCTTTGCTTTTCAAGTAATGAAATAGCTAATAGATATGAAATAAAATTTTCACCCAAAATAATATAATCTGTTTCTTTATTTAACATTCTTATTGCCAGTTAATTAATGATTGAATCAATACAATTATTGAATTCTATCTCTAAGTTTTTGTAAATCATTTCATTAAAATCAATTTGAACATTTTGACGAAAGAAATAGAGATGAGCAAAGTCTGCTGTGTCATGAACAACTTTAAGAGATTCAGGTGAATGAGACATGATGAAGTCATATTCTGTAGATCTGTCTGTTTTGGGGCCACAAAAAACTCTTAAACCTGATAAGTACGGCTCGCTAACAGAATGGATAGATTCTCCATGTCCACCTCCAATATAGGCGTCCCTAAAAAAAGAATAGAGCTCACATAGAATACCTTTTATTGTAACAATTGTAATTTTTTTGGCATTAAGATCATTAAGGTCAGTTGATTCTGAAATGATTTGGGTTTCAAACCCCATACTTTGAATTTTGCTGGTTATAACCTGTAATGTTGTTTTGTTTAAACTATGTGGAACAATGGCAATATACATATCACCTTTTTCTATTCTTTTAACAATTTGAGAATCGTCGAGAATTTCAAGATCCTCTGGCCAAGCGGAGCCGATAATAAGATTATATTGATGAGACTGCGCAAGTTCTCTCATCTTGGTGTATTTGTCTAATAGATGTTTTTTATCTTTTAAGCGGTTTATTATCTGTGAAATTCTAAAATCAAAACTCTGTGAAAGTATGCTTTTGTTCTCTAAAATTTTTGAGAATTTTTCTTTTTCTATGTCATTGGCACAAATTATTTTATTAAACTGATTGAAAAGAGTTCTATAAAAATGTCCTTTAAAAGAACTTTGAGAGTTTACGAAAGACTCTTTTCCTTTAAGTGAAGCATTGATGAGAATGAATTGAGTATCTTTGCGTAATCCAATGTCTACAACTTCTGGGAAAAAATCGTATCGGCATAGAATCATTTTTTTTGCTGTCACCCAATTTCTAAGGTTAAATTTTGAAAAAGTTGGAGATAAAAAGGGATAACAACAGATTCTTGTCTGATTAGGATACTGCTGGTGAAAGAACTGTATTTTTGAATCGACACTAGGAGAACAGTAAACAATTTCTATTAACTTTCCTTGGCTGATTGCTTTTTCAGCAATCGGTCTAACTTGTTCCCACTCACCTTCAGAACTGAACTCAAAACAAATATCGGCCCTAGAACTAAATTTGCCTTGTCTTGAACTGGTTTCTAAGAGCTTTCTTTCATATAATTTTCCTTTCGGTACTGGAAAAACTGACAACAAGCACCATATTAAATCTCGAAAGATGTAAAAGCATAAATGAAATATCTTTAACATAATTAAATCAGCATACATTTCGAACATCCCTCTAAAATCTCTAAGTTAACTTAAGAAAGAAAGTTTGTCAGAGCATTTTGAGAGAGAGATTACTACGAATCGGTGTCATAATGCTACTACGCACTGTGTAATTTCTTATAAGTTCTGACAACTTGCACTTTTTTAATGGCATCTATTTAAAATTCTTGTTAAAAAATTTGTTAAGAAAAATTTTACGTTAATGATTACACGTAGGGAGAAGGAATAATGAATTTCAAAAAACTATCAATACTCGTAACTTCACTGATGACTATTTCACCATTTACTATTGCTCAAGATTCCTCATCTAATACGTCATCAGCAACTGTAGATACAGAATTCAAGAACTCATTTAAACTAAACTATATGGGTTATTTTTATAATACACGTAACGAAAAAGACGAAATGGAACGTAATATTCAAAACATAAATAACGAAAATGATATCATTGCCAGTTATAAACTAACTCCAAAGGATGAACTTAGGCTGTATTCAATTTCAACATCATCAGTTCAAATTTCGGGACCCCTTGATGAACAGGCCAGTAGATCAACTTTCAATCACGAATTAGTAGAAGCAAGATATCTGAGAAGTAAAATATTAACTGAAGACAAGTCTGGATTTAACTTAACCCTTGGTGGATCTCTTGTTGGATATACTTCAGCGTCTAAAAGAAAAGAGATTCAATATGATGGATATGCAATGGGAATAATTGAGCTTTCTAAGACTATTTCACCAAAATTCACTCTCATTTCACAGTCAAGGCCATATGTATATTTTAATAATAAATTTAAAAAGGACTCAAGTGATGGATACCGTTTTAGACAATTATTAATTCAATCTTTCTCACTTCCTAAGGATTTCTCTTTGCATATAACCCAAGATTTAAACTACAAGATGAAAAATAACTTTGTTGGTAAAAATACTAAACTTTCTATTTCAAATACTGTTGAAATTGGTAAAGCAATCAATGAGGATATCACTCTTGGAGTTTATTTTGATCATGACCTTAAAACAATTGCTAAAACATTTGAAAATACATCTGTTGGAATTTTCGCAAACTTGTCAACGACTCTTTAAAATTTAGATAAATACTAGTATTGGGCCCTTTATTTGGGCCCAAATTTCGGCATATTTTTCCATCAAGCTATTTCTTTGAATTCAAATTCAAATTCATTCCAATTTCATCCGTTAACGACTAAGGCACTATTAAGGATGGATTATGGGCCAAACAGTCATAAAAGAATTAAATCGTGAGGGATTAATAGATCTTATTCTTACGAATAAAGAAATTGTTTCAAGAGCAATACCATCACATGAATTATTTATGCTCTTTCATGGTGGTGAGTACTTTGGCCCATTATGCAAAGATGATCTTCAAGCTATTAATCAAATGGACCCTTTTTTCTTTGAAAAATACAAACTTAAAATTTTTAACGAGAAAGAAAAACACAATTTAGGTCATTGGATAAATTTTTATGAACATCCTTTATTTCAAAGGAGAAAGCCCGAACTTGTACTTGAGAATATGTCTCAGGAATTGGCCGAAAAATCAAAATATTTTATATTGAAAAATGGACAGTCTTTAGGCCCCTATTCGTATGAAGAACTCAAACATGAAATTCTTCATAAAAGTTTATATTACACAGATCTTTTTCGAAGTAATGAAGAAGACGACTGGGATAAAATCTATAAAATACCAGGATTTGACAGACGAGCAACATTACCCGGAATGGATGAAGAGGAAGAACTACCCGATGCTCCTGATGTTGATTTGATTAAAAAAAGTGCAGAAGAAGTATCGCAAATACTAGATGCAAATAAATTATTAGAAGATCAAAATAGGAATTCTCTGGCCAATTTAATGGCCCTAAGTACAGAAAGAGCTAAAAAGTTTCTGGCCGTATCAAGAACACAAATTTCAAATTCAAGCAATGTTCTATCGAATAAAAAGTATCGCTATTGGGCCATTGGGTTAATTTCGATTGTTGCATTGGGTATTGTTGCCTTTTTATTTACTGATGAAATAAAAAAACAATTTGACATGGCCGAAGTAAATAAACAAAAAAAATCTAAAGCAACTAAGATTGATAAGTCATCTAAAAATGATACTTTGGCCAAAGACAATAGTATTGAGGAAATGGATGAACAAGAGAAACTTGAGTCTGACTCAAAAAGACAAGAGGCCATTGAAAAAAGACTTCAGGCCCGAATAGACAAAGAACAAAGAAGAAAAGAAAGACAAAGAAATAGAGAACAAAAAAGATTAGGAGAGCGGGATAATTATGATGCTGCTACATATGATGATTATGTACCTTCTGACGAATATTATTATGATGATGATGTTCCTGAATTAGAAGGTGAAGCTACCAGTAACCCAAGAAGACCAGCTTCTAGAGCAAACAAAAGATCAAATTCAAGTACTGGAACAGAAAGAGAAGAAAAATCCAGAGCTGAAGATGAATATTACGAAGATCAAGATGAAAATTCTTCATATGATGGAGTCGCAGAAGAACCAGAATTATTTGATGAGGAGTTGCCTCCTCTTGAAGAAGAAGAAAATTATTAACTCTTTTTTTTCAAATTAAAAATGTTAAATATTAATAGCTCTATTATCAGTCGTTGCAAGAGAGGCCTCTTTGAACGCTTCAGAATATGTCGGATGTGCGTGGCAAGTTCTAGCAACGTCTTCAGCAGAGGCCCTATATTCCATTGCTAGTACAGCTTCAGCGATCATGTCTGCGGCCCTAGGGCCAATCATATGAACACCTAGAATTTCATCTGTATCTTTATGGGCCAAAACCTTAACAAAACCAAAAAATTCATTTGAAGCTCTGGCCCTTCCAAGGGCCTTAATGGGATAGCTCCCTTTTTTATATGAAATTCCGGCCTTTTTAAGTTCCTCTTCAGTACTTCCAACACTGGCCACTTCTGGCCACGTATAGATAACAGAGGGTATAAGATTGTAATGTATGTGTGGTTTTTGACCTGCGATTTTTTCAGCGAGAACAACTCCTTCTTCTTCGGCCTTATGGGCCAACATTGCTCCAGCAATAACGTCTCCGATAGCGTATATATTAGGAATTGTTGTTTCAAATTCTGAATTTACTAAAATTTTTCCACGTTCATCGGTTTTGATACCAATTTTTTCTAGACCTAGTCCTTCTGTATAGGCCTTTCTTCCCACTGCGACGAGGCAATAATCACCTTCGATAGAAATTTCTTCATTGTTTTTTGTATTTTTAGCTTTTATCGTTACCGTTTTACCCTTGTTTGTAACTTCAGTAACTCCATAACCTGTATAGAGTTTAAATCCATCTTTTTTGAAAACTTTTGTGAGTTCTTTGGCTAAATCACCATCCATCATACCTACAAGAGAAGGTGCATATTCAACAACGCTTACTTCGGAGCCAAGTCTACGATAACAAGCACCAAGTTCTAATCCAATCACTCCTCCACCAATGACAACTAAATGTTTAGGTACTTCACCTAATTTTAAGGCCTCGGTAGAAGTGATGACACGTTTTTTGTCAATACTTACACCGGGTAAACTTGATGGTTTTGATCCTGTTGCAATGATAAATTTCTTTGAGTTCAAAATAATTTGCTCTTTTTGTGATTGTACTTCAAGAGTGTTTCTGTCTTTGAAGGATCCATGACCCTGAAAAACTTCAATTTTATTTTTTTTCATTAGATAGTTAATACCAGATGATGTATCAGATACAACTTTTGCAACTCTATCCATCAATTTTTTAAAATTTAATTTTACTTCACCTACTTCTATTCCATGGTCTTTGTGGCCTGTGAGTAATTCATGATAACGTTCTGAAGAATCTAAAAATGCTTTTGAGGGGATACAACCAACATTTAAGCATGTTCCGCCTAGGGTATTATATTTTTCAACGATTGCTGTTTTCATGCCTAACTGAGCACAACGAATGGCACAAGTGTACCCACCTGGGCCAGATCCAATTACAACTATATCAAATTCTTTCATTTTTTTGCCTTTCAATTTAATTAAACATTTATGAGCAATCGACAAGGATCTTCAAGAAGATCTTTGATTCTTTTTAGAAAGCTCACAGATTCTTTACCATCTACAATACGGTGATCATAAGAAAGTGCCAAATACATAATTGGTCTAATGACAACTTGTCCATTCAAAGCGACTGGTCTTTCAACAATATTATGCATTCCAAGTATTGCTGATTGAGGTAGATTTAAAATAGGAGTAGACAGCATCGATCCAAAAACGCCACCATTTGTGATAGTAAAGGTACCGCCTTGCATTTCATCGATTGAAATTTTTCCATCTCGACCTTTTTTAGCAAGTCGTAAAATATCTTTTTCTATTTCAGCTAGAGTTAGTTGCTCAGCATTTCTTACTATAGGTACAACTAGTCCTTTTGGAGTTGAAACAGCGATACCTATGTCACAATAGTGATGGTAACGAATTTCATCACCATTAATCTGAGCATTAATATCTGGAAACTCTTGCAATGCCATACAAGCGGCCTTCGTAAAAAAAGACATAAATCCAAGTCCTACTTCATGTTTTTCTTTGAACATATCTTTATATTTTTTTCGAATTTGCATGACTTCGTGAAGATCAACTTCGTTAAAAGTTGTAAGCATTGCCGTTGTATTTTTAGCTTCAACTAGTCTTTTAGCGATTGTTTTTCTTAGCCTGGACATCGGTACATTTTCGACAGATCTTTCAGTTTTAGATTCTGAAACAAGATGTGAATCAATTGAAGCAGGACGAGTAATATTTGCTTTCAAAGCATCTTCTTTGGTTATTCGTCCATCTTTGCCAGAACCTGAAATATCTTTAGTTTCGATTCCTTTTTCTGAGAGAATTTTTTGAGCAGCGGGGGAGGCATATTTTTTCTCGTCGTAAAATTTATCGGCCCCTGATGGTTGTGGGATGGGAGAAGTTTCAACTTCCTCTTTTTTAGGAGGAGAAGTTATCTGTTCATTGATTCCTGGTTCAATTGTACAAAGTAGCGCTCCAATATTTAAAGTATCACCTTCAGAAGCGACAATCTTTAAAACGCCACCTTTTTCGGCCGGAACTTCAACGGTTGCTTTATCTGATTCGAGCTCGCAAATGGCCTCATCTTCTTGGACAAATTCACCGTCACTTTTTAACCAAGTGACTAATGTTACTTCTGTTATCGATTCACCCACACTTGGGACTTTGATTTCAATCGTCATATGATATCCTTATTTAGTTTGAAATGATCTCGTTACTATGTCTTCTTGTTCTTTTTTATGTACAGAAGCAAAACCTGAAGCAGGAGAAGCTGAAATTTTTCGGGAGATAATTTCAAAACCTCTAAACTCTTTGTATCTTAAAAGATAAGTCCAATAGCCCATATTTTCAGGTTCTTCCTGAACCCATATAAATTCTGCTTTTGAGTACTTCTTAAGGATGGCTTTCAATTGTTTATCTGCAAGAGGATAAAGCTGTTCAAGTCTAACAATTGCAATATCATCACGTTTATCTGCTAACTGTTTTTCTAATAGGTCAAAGTAAACTTTTCCAGTACACATTAGAACTCGTTTAACTTTTGTTTTTTTGGCAAAGGAGTCATCGATAATTTCCTGAAATTTTCCATTCGTAAATTCTTCAACATTTGAAATACAATCTTTGTGTCTTAATAGTGATTTTGGAGTAAACACAATGAGAGGTTTTCTAAATGGAATAGCAACTTGCCTTCTGAGGGCATGAAAAAGATTTGAAGGTTTTGTTAAGTTGCAAACATACATATTTTCTTCAGCGGCCAATTGTAGATATCTTTCAGGCCTTGCTGATGAATGTTCTGGGCCTTGTCCTTCATAGCCATGTGGAAGAAGAACGACTAGATCAGAAGACATTTGCCATTTTGAATCACTTGAAGAAATAAACTGATCAAAGACGGGTTGAGCACAATTGGAAAAATCTCCAAATTGGGCCTCCCAAAGATTAATGTTGTTTGGACTTACAAGTGAGTAACCATATTCAAAACCTAAAACGGCATACTCAGACAGTAACGAATTATAAATATAAAATTTGTTTTCATTTTCGGCCAAAGAGGCCAGTGCACAGTAGGGCCTATTAGTTTTAGAATCAAAAACCATGGCATGTCTATGAGAAAAAGTTCCTCTAATAACATCTTGACCCGAGATTCGAATCGTTCGTCCATCTTGCAAGAGTGACCCATAGGCCATCATCTCTGCAAGGGCCCAATCAATTTGCCCGTTATCAAATCTTTTTCGACGCTCTTCAATTATCTTCTGGGCCTTCTTTATTGGAGAAATTTCATCTGGAGTTGTGGATATTCTTTCAACAATTTTGGCAAGTTTTTCTTCACTCACCTGTGTTTCAGGAGATTCATCAAAATCACTTTTGTTTGATTTTCTCAACTTGCTCCACTCTTCATCAGGTTTTTGATAAAGATATTCAAGATCCTTTTGTTTGACTAAATCTAATCTCTCTTGAAGTTTTGTCCTAAAATGCGTTTGCATTTCTTTAGCTAAATTTGCTTCAATTTTATTTCCACCAACAAGTTTACTCACATAAATTTCTCTTGGATCTTGATGTTTTGCAATTAAGTCATAGAATGTCGGTTGAGTGAATTTTGGTTCATCTCCTTCATTGTGGCCGTGTTTTCTGTAGCAAACCATATCAATATAAACGTCTTTTTTAAATTTCTGACGATATTCCATAGCGAGCTCGACTGCATAGATCACGGCCTCTACATCATCTCCATTAATGTGGATAATCGGAACATCAATGGCCTTTGCAACTGAAGTTGAATAAATCGAAGTTCTAGCATCAGTAAAATCAGTTGTGAAACCAATTTGATTATTTATAACAAAGTGAATTGTTCCACCAACACTATATCCCTCTAAGTTAGACATCTGTGCTGTTTCATAAACAATACCCTGACCTGCAATTGCAGCGTCTCCATGAACAATAATGGGACAAATTTTACTTGAATCATGTCCATAAACCTTATCAATTTGACCTCTTGTAAAACCGATGGCCACAGGACTGACAACTTCTAAGTGTGAAGGGTTGGGCATTAATTTAAGATAGACATCATTTCCTGAACTGGATTTTGTTTTAGATCTAAAACCTAAGTGATACTTTACATCTCCATCACCAAGGGATAGATCAGGTCTAGCAGTTCCTTCAAATTCATTAAAAATATACTCATAAGTTTTTCCCATGATATTGGCCAAAACGTTCAATCTACCTCTATGGGCCATACCTATGACAAATTCATTAACACCTAAATCAGATCCTTTATTAATTATGGCGTCTAGTGCGGGAATAGCACTCTCCCCTCCCTCAAGAGAAAATCTCTTTTGGCCTAGATATTTTAGTTGTAAGAAATTTTCAAACACAACGGCCTCGTTGAGTTTTTCCAATATTCTTTTTTTCTTTTCCAAAGAATGGTCAAAGCCTTGTATGGTTCCTTCAAAATGTTCTTTAATCCAACGCCTTTCTTGAGTGTTATTGATATGCATGTACTCTATACCAATGCTTGAACAATAGGATCTTTTAAGATGTTCAATGACTTGCATAAGAGTGAGATTTCCCTCTCCTATAAATTTAGAAACTGAAAATTGTTTGTGGAGATCACTTTCTTCAAGTCCAAAATTTTCGATAAAGAGATAGGGATCGCGATTTCTTCTTGGCCGTATTGGATTAGTATCAGAAAGAAGATGTCCCCTAGCGCGATAAGATTGAATCAAACGAAAAACATGAATTTCTTTGTCTGTATCAGTTGTTGCGCCAGAGAAAACATGATTACTTTCTCCTGGAAAAACTTGAGCATTTTCAGCATTTTCGATATTTGGATTTTTCATCTCAATTGGAAAATGTTCACTGCCAGAATTCAAAGCATATTCGAAGCCTTGAAAAAACTTTTTCCATGTTTCATCTACAGAGTCAGGATTATTTGAAAAATTTTCATAAAGAGCATCAACATAAGCATTATCTGAACCGGTGAGATGGGAGTTGTCTGACTTTTTCATTTTTCCTCATTTAAAACAAGACCAACAGGAATCTGCGCCATTTGTTTATTCATTAATTCACTTTATTATATCGCCTTCACGAGTATACTGTATGTAGAAGACTTTGCCGTCTAAAACTAATCTTACTCATGTAAAAAAGCGAGGCAGATTATATAGACTAATAATCATAATGTCATCAAAAGGAAATTTATGAAATATAATCAATTGGGAGATACGGACCTTACCGTAAGTGAAATTTGTCTAGGAACGATGACCTGGGGTGAGCAAAATAACGAAAAACAGGCCCATGAACAGTTAGACTTCGCATTTGAAAGAGGTGTTAACTTTATTGACACAGCTGAAATGTACCCAGTCCCTCCTCGAGAAAGTACTTATGGAAAAACTGAGCAGGCCATTGGGAAATGGGGCAAAATAAAAAATCAGAGAGATGAAATCGTACTGGCCTCCAAAATAGCGGGGCCAGGAGAAATGGTTCGCTATATTCGAGGTGGTTCGAGACTCACTTTGGCCCATATCCGTAAGGCCGTTGAAGAAAGTTTGCGTCGCTTACAAACAGATTACATTGATCTTTATCAATTGCACTGGCCAGATAGACATACTAATTATTTTGGTCAACTTGGCTATATGCCAAATTCAAATGAAATTGTTACACCTATTTTAGAAACCTTAGAAGCACTTCAAAAAATGAAATCCGAAGGAAAAATTAGACACATTGGAGTATCTAATGAGACTCCTTGGGGAGTCATGACATTTAAATATCTAGCTGAAACAAGAGGATTACCAAAGATTGTATCAATCCAAAATCCCTATAGTCTACTTAACAGAACTTTTGAAATAGGTCTTTCTGAAATTTCACATAGAGAAAAAATTGGACTTCTGGCCTACTCACCTCTGGGTTTTGGAGTTCTCACTGGAAAATACCTTGAAAGTATGCCGGCCAATGCGAGAATTACATTATTTCCTCGTTTTAGTAGGTACATGTCTGACGGTGGGATTGAGGCCACAAAAAAATATGTCGATTTAGCTCGAACTTATGAATTATCTCCAGCACAAATGGCATTGGCCTATGTAAACTCGAGGCCATTTCTCACGAGCAATATTATCGGTGCAACAAATTTAGAACAACTCAAGGAAAATATAGAATCAGTTAATATAAAATTAAATGATGAAGTATTGGCAAAAATTGAAGAAATTCATCTCGAAAACAGCAATCCTTGTCCATAGTATGATTTCTATGCAAGATAGTATCCATTCATTTTATTTGACATAAAAATATATTCCCTAGTAAAAATGGACTCCCAAACACTACTTCATTGGCCAGGAGAAAATATGAATGCCTCATATATTGCGCTTGGATGTCTTGTCCTTTTTGCTTTGGCGTATCGTTTTTACGCACGTTATATCTCTACGAAAATCTTCCAACTTGACCTACTCAATGAAGAAAAAACTCCCGCTTTAAAATATGAAGATGGAATCGATTTTGTACCCACTAGAAAAGAGATCCTGATAGGTCATCATTTTAGTTCAATAGCAGGAGCTGCACCTATCGTTGGGCCAGCAGTTGCGGCCATATGGGGGTGGGTACCTGCTATATTGTGGATTGTCTTTGGAGTAATTTTTATTGGTGCTTGCCATGACTTTGGCACTCTTTTTGTTTCAATGAAAAATAATGGAAAATCTATTGCAGAATTTACCGAAGGCCTACTTGGTCTTAGGACGAAATATCTATTTCTTATTATCATTTTCTTTCTTGTTTGGATGGTTATTGCTGTATTTACATTAGTTATTGCAAATTTATTTATCAGTTATCCAGCGTCAGTTATACCGATCAATTTTGAAATTATAGTTGCTGTTTTACTTGGACTTTATATCAATCATCATAAAGGTGATTTAAAAATACCTTCGATATTAGCACAAATAGGTCTAATCATCATGGTTTTTGTTGGTACGAAGTATCCTATTTCACTAGATCCCCTTTTTGGACAAAGTTCACTTATGGCCTGGATAATTTTTCTTTTAATCTATAGTTTTATTGCTTCTGTTTTGCCTGTTTGGATGCTTCTCCAGCCAAGGGATTTTATCAATTCGCATCAATTATTTTTAGGGCTTGGATTGTTATTAGTAGGTTTATTTGTTACAAGTCCGACAATAGTTGCTCCGGCCATAAATCCAAATCCAGTTGGAGCTCCACCATGGTTTCCCTTTCTTTTCATTACGATCGCATGTGGAGCGATCAGTGGATTTCATGGACTTGTTTCTGGAGGAACGACAAGTAAGCAGATTCAAAAATGGACAGACGCACGTCCAATTGGCTATGGCTCAATGCTTGGAGAAGGTTTATTAGCTTTAATTGCAACACTTGCAGTAACTGCTGGTTTTGAATCAAAAGCGCTTTGGCACAATCATTATGCCACTTGGAACGCGGCCAATGGACTATCTGCAAAGATAAATGCCTTCGTTACAGGATCTTCAAAGTTTTTGAACAGTATTGGAATATCTGAAGACATTTCACAAACATTTATAGCTGTATTAATAATAAGTTTTGCAGCTACAAGTTTGGACACTGCTTGTAGAATCCAGCGTTATATTATTGCTGAATTTGGAGATGTTACAGGAGTTAAAGTTTTAAAAAATAGATATATTGGTTCTTCAATTGCAGTTTTATCAGCTCTATTTCTGATGCTAACAAGTGACGGTGGGAAAGGGGGGTTGCATTTATGGCCGTTATTTGGAGCAACAAATCAGATGTTGGCCGGATTAAGTTTGATCATAATTAGTGTCTATCTCTATAAAAATAGGAGACCATGTAAATCATTTCTTATTCCAGCATTTTTTATCTTGGCCATGACTTTCATGTCTTTAGTCTTGAATATACAACATTATTTAAATGAAAAGAAATTCCTTCTTCTTGTACTCGGAGTTTTTCTTACGCTTTCTCAACTTTGGATTATCATTGAATCTTTTTTTCTGCTAAAAAATCTAAAAAATAAGTAAACTTTTCATCTACTGAATTTGAGATAAATTTATCGTAGATGATATGCTTTTGGATGGCAGAAAGCATATACACCATGCTTAGAAAGAGTCGAACCTAGGCCGGAATGTCCCCTACCTGACCATGGTAAATAACCTGAAACTCGATCACAACAATTGAGATAACCTGTCCCTGAGTTAATTTGAGAAAGTATTTTATTTCCTCTTTCATTGTTAGAGGTATAGACCGAAGAGGTTAAACCGTATTCACTATCATTCATCAAACGTATGGCCTCTTCATCATCTTTTACTTTTTGAATCCCTATGATTGGCCCAAATGTTTCTTTGATCATGACATCCATCTTGTGATTCACGTCAAGTAAAACAGTTGGTTCATAATAATTTCCTTCAGAATCAATTCTATTTCCACCTG is part of the Halobacteriovoraceae bacterium genome and harbors:
- a CDS encoding DUF4339 domain-containing protein — protein: MGQTVIKELNREGLIDLILTNKEIVSRAIPSHELFMLFHGGEYFGPLCKDDLQAINQMDPFFFEKYKLKIFNEKEKHNLGHWINFYEHPLFQRRKPELVLENMSQELAEKSKYFILKNGQSLGPYSYEELKHEILHKSLYYTDLFRSNEEDDWDKIYKIPGFDRRATLPGMDEEEELPDAPDVDLIKKSAEEVSQILDANKLLEDQNRNSLANLMALSTERAKKFLAVSRTQISNSSNVLSNKKYRYWAIGLISIVALGIVAFLFTDEIKKQFDMAEVNKQKKSKATKIDKSSKNDTLAKDNSIEEMDEQEKLESDSKRQEAIEKRLQARIDKEQRRKERQRNREQKRLGERDNYDAATYDDYVPSDEYYYDDDVPELEGEATSNPRRPASRANKRSNSSTGTEREEKSRAEDEYYEDQDENSSYDGVAEEPELFDEELPPLEEEENY
- the lpdA gene encoding dihydrolipoyl dehydrogenase yields the protein MKEFDIVVIGSGPGGYTCAIRCAQLGMKTAIVEKYNTLGGTCLNVGCIPSKAFLDSSERYHELLTGHKDHGIEVGEVKLNFKKLMDRVAKVVSDTSSGINYLMKKNKIEVFQGHGSFKDRNTLEVQSQKEQIILNSKKFIIATGSKPSSLPGVSIDKKRVITSTEALKLGEVPKHLVVIGGGVIGLELGACYRRLGSEVSVVEYAPSLVGMMDGDLAKELTKVFKKDGFKLYTGYGVTEVTNKGKTVTIKAKNTKNNEEISIEGDYCLVAVGRKAYTEGLGLEKIGIKTDERGKILVNSEFETTIPNIYAIGDVIAGAMLAHKAEEEGVVLAEKIAGQKPHIHYNLIPSVIYTWPEVASVGSTEEELKKAGISYKKGSYPIKALGRARASNEFFGFVKVLAHKDTDEILGVHMIGPRAADMIAEAVLAMEYRASAEDVARTCHAHPTYSEAFKEASLATTDNRAINI
- the odhB gene encoding 2-oxoglutarate dehydrogenase complex dihydrolipoyllysine-residue succinyltransferase, which gives rise to MTIEIKVPSVGESITEVTLVTWLKSDGEFVQEDEAICELESDKATVEVPAEKGGVLKIVASEGDTLNIGALLCTIEPGINEQITSPPKKEEVETSPIPQPSGADKFYDEKKYASPAAQKILSEKGIETKDISGSGKDGRITKEDALKANITRPASIDSHLVSESKTERSVENVPMSRLRKTIAKRLVEAKNTTAMLTTFNEVDLHEVMQIRKKYKDMFKEKHEVGLGFMSFFTKAACMALQEFPDINAQINGDEIRYHHYCDIGIAVSTPKGLVVPIVRNAEQLTLAEIEKDILRLAKKGRDGKISIDEMQGGTFTITNGGVFGSMLSTPILNLPQSAILGMHNIVERPVALNGQVVIRPIMYLALSYDHRIVDGKESVSFLKRIKDLLEDPCRLLINV
- a CDS encoding 2-oxoglutarate dehydrogenase E1 component; the protein is MKKSDNSHLTGSDNAYVDALYENFSNNPDSVDETWKKFFQGFEYALNSGSEHFPIEMKNPNIENAENAQVFPGESNHVFSGATTDTDKEIHVFRLIQSYRARGHLLSDTNPIRPRRNRDPYLFIENFGLEESDLHKQFSVSKFIGEGNLTLMQVIEHLKRSYCSSIGIEYMHINNTQERRWIKEHFEGTIQGFDHSLEKKKRILEKLNEAVVFENFLQLKYLGQKRFSLEGGESAIPALDAIINKGSDLGVNEFVIGMAHRGRLNVLANIMGKTYEYIFNEFEGTARPDLSLGDGDVKYHLGFRSKTKSSSGNDVYLKLMPNPSHLEVVSPVAIGFTRGQIDKVYGHDSSKICPIIVHGDAAIAGQGIVYETAQMSNLEGYSVGGTIHFVINNQIGFTTDFTDARTSIYSTSVAKAIDVPIIHINGDDVEAVIYAVELAMEYRQKFKKDVYIDMVCYRKHGHNEGDEPKFTQPTFYDLIAKHQDPREIYVSKLVGGNKIEANLAKEMQTHFRTKLQERLDLVKQKDLEYLYQKPDEEWSKLRKSNKSDFDESPETQVSEEKLAKIVERISTTPDEISPIKKAQKIIEERRKRFDNGQIDWALAEMMAYGSLLQDGRTIRISGQDVIRGTFSHRHAMVFDSKTNRPYCALASLAENENKFYIYNSLLSEYAVLGFEYGYSLVSPNNINLWEAQFGDFSNCAQPVFDQFISSSDSKWQMSSDLVVLLPHGYEGQGPEHSSARPERYLQLAAEENMYVCNLTKPSNLFHALRRQVAIPFRKPLIVFTPKSLLRHKDCISNVEEFTNGKFQEIIDDSFAKKTKVKRVLMCTGKVYFDLLEKQLADKRDDIAIVRLEQLYPLADKQLKAILKKYSKAEFIWVQEEPENMGYWTYLLRYKEFRGFEIISRKISASPASGFASVHKKEQEDIVTRSFQTK